tgttcttgatgaagaagtctttgtggaataaacccctggctttgaaaatccttcttttcttgatcatgtctataagcttgaaaAAGCTTTTTATGggctaaaacaagctcctaggcaatggtatgaaagattatcaaagtttttgattgaaaataactttattagaggtaaaattgacaaaaccttattctttaagaatagaggttctgatattttagttgttcaaatttatgttgatgatattatttttgttgctaccaatgaattgctatgtaaagaatttgctaacctaatgagcactgaatttgaaatgagtatgatgggagaattaaatttcttccttggtttgcaaattaaacaaacaacaaatgaaatctttattcatcaacaaaaatatataaaagaacttcttaagaaatacggtctaaataatgctaaaacaaaccacacacccatggctactaatgttagattagatgatgATTCAAATGGTACtgatattgatcaaactatgtatcgaggcatgattggttctttattatatctaactgcaagtagacccggtATTGCTTTTAgcgttggtttatgtgctagatttcaagcaaaccccaaagaatcacatcatacagcagtgaaaagaattctgagatatttgaagggaacagatgacttgtccctatttaaTCCTAaggtgatgtctatgatttgaaaagttatagtgatgcagattatgcaagtgatcttgtaaacagaaaaagcacctcaagtatggtacaatttcttggctcctGTTTAGTATcttggtgttccaagaaacagaTTACCATTGCACTATCCACCGTTGAAGTACACAAACTACTATACAATATAGCCCGTCGATTTATCCTGCCATGCAACTCAAAGCGTAGTGAGGTAAATCTTTGCGACGCTACCTTGATCTACTGTTTGGCTAAtcacataaaaattaattttccttctttaatgatttcccaTTTATCTGATTACATTGAGAAGAAATATCTGGTTAGGTATGGAGGACTGTTAACATAGATTTTTAGGAAATttggtgttcctcttgatgacCTGCAGTTTCCAATGAGTCCCAACAACaaaataggtgcaaaatgtctAAACAATttgcatttaaaattaaatgataaagGGATTCTTGAGGATGCCATTGAGGAAGTTGAAATTATTGATTCTGAGAAGGATGAGgtagaaaaagaagaaaaagaatagGATGAGGAGGAATAGAAGGCTgagaacaaggatcaagatCAGGAgactgttccctctgccactcaTAAAGAGGCAGAAATTGGTTCCCAAAGGGAACAGGGGGAAGCATCTGTTAGTGAGGGGGAAGCCTCAAAGATGGAGGAAGGTGAGGCATTGGAGGATAATAATGAATCTGATGATGACTCCAGTGATGAGGAGGTACAAATGCCTGTCAAGAAGAAGCCTATTTTGACACCGAGGAGAAGTAAAAGGCTTGCTTCAAAGGACAAATGCCCTGTTGTTTTGGATGATATTTCTACCAAACCTCCCTCACCAAAACCAGCCACACCACCTTCACACTAaataccatcaccaccaccatcatctATTCCTTCTACACCACCACTAATCACCACACAAGTTTCACCACTACCACACACTTCACCTGGCTTAGGTTTTGCTGATTTCGCTAACTCATCCTCTATTTCAACAGCTCCATCAGATCCTGTCCTTTCCAAGCTCAATGATTTACAGTCCCAGCTCTTTGCTTTCCAAGATGAATTTCGTGTCTCCCTCGCATCTATCACTAATCAGCTCACTCTGATGGAAGCCCGTCTAGGTGCCAAGCTAGATATAGtggaagtgcagaccgaattcATAAATGAAGAAGAGCATGATCCTTGACTCCTCTCCTTTTTACTTTTGTTGACCAATCAATTAATCAATCAAACAATTTATTTTCGTTTCAATGTACCAAGATGGGTACAGTGTTTGTATTTTGATACTTATTTCAAGCATTGCTGCTTACGTTGCTATGGTTTGTGACATTAACTCATTGCATACTTAGACTGCAtagtttagtatttttttttccttactgCTACTACTTACTTATCCTTTTTAATTGCTATACTCATATGATTAGTGCTATGGTATGAAAGCTCCTCTCCTTTTTGAAttatgtcaaaagggggaatatttggcacaaacttaaaggtAATGCTTGATCTATGACTTAGTTCAATATTCTTATTTGTTTTGCCTAAGGATAGTAAGTATGCTCTGATGACTTAGTTTAATACTCTTATTTGTTTTGCCTAAGGAAAGTAATATGCTCTGATGATGTTCTGATAGTAAAGCTTTAATTATCAGCTCTGATTATTCTGGTTGgttaattgaaaaatgaaaagctCTAATATAACATGctatatattatgatattctAGACATGCTGgttaattgaaaaatgaaaagctCTGATATAACATGctatatattatgatattctGGACATGCTGAGCTCTGATTATTATACTCTAAAACTGGAAATTGTTGAAAAAGGAAGTATAGATTTGCTTTAATGCTTTGATTTGATAATATTATACTTATGCTTTATACTTCAATATATTACATTTGACTTGAAATATATGTTTTGATGAAATCCTTGAATATATGCTCTGATATGTTTACATTTAAATGAATAATACATGTTTTGAATATCTGCCTTGGAACACAGTATTACTATTGCTCTGGTACTCAGTATTAATGAGATGATGTTCTAATTATGCTCAGGTTAAGTATCTTAGTAagttatgttattttattgtagatttatttaaatatttaagcaATAAACTTCTTCTAATGCTCTGATTATGCTTATgtcattttaaataattctaaatattagagtaatttgtttttgttatatgcttggtaaattatattgtaacgagttgattttctaagttatgtagagtagTTTTAATCTCTGGCGTGCTCTAtgatattggttttactctattttgtttaaattttttaaaaagtttgtcatcatcaaaaatggggaatttgttggctctcttaggttttgatgatgactacactttatataaacaaaagtATGTTCAGAGATTatatgcaggtcgatatccggtcgtaattatgatcgttgatagtgcctatgacttagtctatgtACATGTACTTGTCAAAGGAATCCAATaaagttagataaggtatatcgcttaggatgtcaaatgtagactgGAGGTCTACTATTCCCAGGTTTGATGATCTGACGACAATTGTtgatggagacagtacattgTTCCCAGACTGGAGTCTGGAGAAATTATGTCTGCTTAAAAATTCTGATtaatatattttctgattttttagttaatgtattagttaaaattaatttgttgcattatttattaattaagttaattggcaaaatatttttataaccaCTTTGAAATAACCATGTGATTTTAATAGAGTGGAATATTTCTCTTCTTATTTTTCTCCTTAAAATTAGGCTTATATTTTGGATCTAAATTAACTGAGAAACTAACTTatctattattagaaaaagaaAACTGTAGCTTTTTTGCTTAAGCATCAAGCTTCCACATATTTCTCCTTTGTTATGGGAATAAGTACAAGTGTTTAACCGTGAGTTTTAAACTTGTAATTCaagatccatattattctccttaaTTTTAGTGATAAGGGAATAGTGGATAGTTACTTCCTTTTTCTTAGCTAAACCAATTCTATAAATAGGTGACTTGTTTGTTCCTAAGAATTTGCATGCGTATGAGCCTTGAAAAATCATACGAGAGAGATTgataaaaacaagaaatattttgttcaaaaaattgccaattaaattataatattttcttgtggaactctttaattttatctttagagaatttatcctGATAACGGGTTTTTTAGAGAAttattgtaactagacttggttAAGTCTAGGGAGAATTAGAAAgtttctagtgaagctagagaacagaatagctttgagtaaagctaagagagaagcttcgagtgaagcaagagaaagagaaagagaaagagaagttggcctagtaagagaagcttcgagagaagcaagttgttttatgtaattgtaacgaattgcctaaaacatattggagagttttgaaatcacgaggggtcgtggtttttccttctatttaggcctagaaggtttccacgtaaaattgtgttgccttttttactttttcgcattaagtttaagttttaattcttcaatctaattccgcaaaaacagggcaaaaacgcttaaacttatcaaaacaataatttacccccccccccccccctgttgttgtcgttcccatctctaacactGTCTTCAATAGTCAAACCAAGGGTAGCTTCTATGTCATATGAAAAAGAACACCAATCTACTTTGCCTATTTGGACTCGGTTCCCTGGTCTTGATGTCATGTATTGGGGTGAACGAAGTCTAGGTAAGATAGCTGGCATGTTAGTAGAAGTTAAGTGTTTTGACACAGCTACAACTAACAAGGCTAGGGGAATGTATGCTAGAGTTCTTATTGACATGAGTATTACTGATGATTTTCCTGATAAGATATGCTATGAGAATGAACATGGTGAACTTGTAACGCAAGCTGTCATGTACGACTGGAAACCTCTGTGGTGCAAGAAGTGTGAACAATTAGGGCATACAGAGGAGCACTGTAAAACTGGTTTGCCGTCTACCCCAAAGGTTGTAGCAGTAGTTGACAGTGAAGGTTTTCAACTGGTTCAATCTTGAACCAATTTAGTGCAACAAGGCCCATCTGTGAGACCAGTGATTCCGACTCGGTCAGGTTTAGCAGGCATTTTAGCTTCTGGTAATGGTTTTGGCGTTCTTGATAGTGTTGCAGAAGGTAGTGAAACTGTGGAAGAGGAACCTAATAAAGACGCTGGGGGCTTCCCCATCCATAACCTATGATTAACATCTTATGTTGGAATGTTAGGGGACTGAATATGGTTAAACGAGAAAAGGAGTTGTCTATATTCCTTGATGCTCAAATTGTTTCCTTATTCAGTTTCCTTGAGACTAAGGTGAAGAGGGCTAACATGGGTTGTTTGTATCAAAACCTCTGCCCTAATTGGTGTTTCTCTCACAATCTGGCACATCATCATGGTGGTCGTATCATCTTTGGATGGAAAGGTAGCGAGATGAATGTGATTATTCTTTTCATGAGCAGTCAAATCGTTCATTTAGAGATTAATCCTGTTATAGGGGAGTCCTTCTTATGCTCTTTTGTGTATGGGGATAATAGTGCTAGTAATTGGTCTGTTTTGTTTCAGCAATTGGCTGCTCTTCACATTAATGGCCCTTAGATAGTCCTGGGGGACTTTATTTGCTTAGCTGGTATGGATGAATGTACTGGTCATGTTGTACGCTTGCAGGAGACTATTCCCTTGTGCCGATGTATGGATACTTATGGTCTTCACGATTTGAGATTCAATGGTTTTTTCTTCACTTGGTCAAATAAGAGAAGTGGGGAAGCTCGTGTGTTTAGTAAGATTGATCGCGTCCTAGGAAATCAAGCTTGGGAGGATGATTTTCCTACTGTGGAAGTATCTTTTTTAACTGAAGGGTCTTTCGATCATACACCCATGCTGATTCAATTCCTCAAACATCCAACGGGAAAGAAGACTTTTAAGTTCTTTAACCATTGGGCTGAGCAGGAGGGTTTTATTGATAGTGTCTCTAAAGTTTGTGGTAACACTGTTCTAGGCTGtaggagttatcaaatctcgaAGAAGCTCAAGCGTTTGAAACCTGTTGTGAAAGATAATGTCCAAGAAAATCATCTGCAAGCGTTGGAGTTGCAAGCAGAAAATGATCTTCGTAATGTTCAAAATGAGCTACATATGCACCCTTATGACCCAATGCTCTCATCACAAGAGCGTGCAGCTGCTGAAAGGCTTAAGAAGGCCAAGAATGATCTAAGTATCTATATTAGCCAGCTAGCCAAGTTGAGTTGGCTAAAATTTGGGGATGAGAATTCACATTACTTTCATCAATGTATCAGACAAAGGCAAATTGTTAATCGAATTCTTCTCCTTGATGACAATGAGGCTCCTGTAACTGATCTCACAAAGATACAAGAGTCTTTAGTTAACTTCTATCATCAACTTCTGTGCGATAATCTTAAATGTCGGAGACGAATCGACATGAATATCATTAGAGAAGGGCCTTTGTTAGAGAATGCTCATCATTTTCTCGCCGGAGGAAATCAAGAATGCATTATGGAGTATCCCTGATACAAAGAGCCTGGGTCTGGATGGATACAATAGCAAGTTCTATAAGGCCTCTTGGGCTATTATTGGTAATGATGTAGTTGAGGCaattcaacaatttttcagaaATGGTAAGCTTCTTCAGGCTTGGAACACTATTGTTGTTCATCTCATTCCCAAGGTCCCTAACCCTAACAACCCAGGTGACTGTAGACCAATTGCTTGCTGCCATACTCTATATAAATGCATTACTAAACTGATTTGTAGCAGACTCAAAATGGTTCTTGGTCATATTATTAGTCCCTCCCACGGTGCCTTTGTGGAAGGGTGATGTATGcactttgtattatatttttatgctcccttcccttgcattttatggcattttgatgtgtgattttGCATTTTTCATgtggttttacgcttggttggagtttttgattgtttttgattatttcaggccattttactccactcttgtattggaagcAGATCACTCCTGAGCATTAGAATACGTGCTTTGAGATTTGGCAGAGTTCGAGACCGCACTACAGcacttttgtgagctcacggCTCCATTCGGATATGCTTTTAGTCCCCTTGGGTCTCGTTTGTACTTTTATCGTGTTCTAATGAAGAAAAGTAAGCACAAGATGATGGGCCGGGGCGGGTATCTTCATACCCGAGCGATTTCAATTGAGAAGTAGGAATGTAAGCCTCCAAGCCCAGGACCCGGTCGGGTTTCAATAATCACTTGCATGAATGTTCAGCttacggacccggtccggtctttcctaaacccggtcgggtcctgCAATTTCTGTTCTCTAGAAAACTCTCAGCACACGGACCTGGTCCGGTCTTCCAgaacccggtccggtcttgctgaaacccggtccggtcctgctttaataacTGTTTTTCCACACGGTTTTTATTAAATGATGAGGAATGTAACCAAAAGAGGGGTTAAcatttttttctctgtttttagatacaattaattcttcattttggGAGAAAGAAACTTTGTAACTTTCAATTACTTTCGTTCGTCATTTGGTATTCGATTTCAAGTACTATTTCTTTATTCCTTCcttgttattacttttaatcatgttttctttaattaattcttgttttgttgcaattgatatgtgtgagtagtttcttaatctagggttagatggaaccctagccatgatgttaatgatgaattattgaatcCCAATCCGTTTTTGCtatgcataatccttgttcatgtttGGTTTTTTATGCTAGTTAACTCATGTATTTTCAATagaaattttggaaattgtgGTTAACAATTTATTCAATTGCTAACGAAAGTTAGAATtgaatgaattgccttttagatcaagggcttgataatcttcatgaaaatagatagatttgattgttggatcttatagaatactatgctcaatgccattactatacttgattccatgaaaatagTTTTGATTGTATGGTAGTGAAGCTAATAGTCTTTGAAAGAAgttattagtatctttaatgGTGTATTCGTCCTATTGAACTTGGTTATGATTGTTGTAGGGGTAGTAAGATCTCATTGTCATCACATCATGCTAGTAGGGAAGTTTATCCCTAGATGTTTTAATATCATTGATTTacctttctaatttaattgcttgtattctagtcatttagttagtttagacaTATATTCTCAAAAATTGTGTGTTACTAAGGATCAATTGGTAGccggaaaataatcatttactacgttgttccctgtggattcgaccctaactgccgctatactagttgcatattaggatttgtttgatagtacataaacgacctatcaaaTTTTGGCGCCTTATGATACTTCGGAGTGGgcatttattaaaaatatgctGATTTCTCTTAATTTTCCTTCTCATTTCATCCATATTGTTATGACTTGTATTAGCACAACTCAATTCTCTTTGATTCTAAATGGAAGCCCTACGCCTTTATTTAAGTCAAAGAGAGGAGTTAGACAAGGAAATCCTATGTCCCCTTTGATCTTTGTGATTTGTATGAAGTATCTATGTAGATTACTTAAGGCTGCTGGGGATCATGTAAACTTCAAATTTCATCCAAGGTGCAATAGACTCAAACTGAACCACTTGTGTTTTGCGGatgatttaatgattttttgtaGGGGTAACTTGGCTTCTATTCGCATTCTTCTAAATCATCTAGAGATTTTTGCGAAATCCTCTGCTTTGGTTGCCAACTCTTCAAAATCTGATGTGTACCTTGCAGGTATAGCTACCTCTCTGAAACAGTATATTGTGGATTCTTGTAATATTCCGTTGGGTTCTATGCCTTTTCGTTATTTGGGGGTTCCGCTTTCTTCCAAACGACTCTCTGCAGCTGAGTGTGAACATCTTGCTGCGAAAATAACTTCTAAGGTTAGATCTTGGCAAGCCAGGAATCTCTCTTATGCAGCTAGACTTCAACTTGTTTCTTCagttttaataaatattacaaaCTTTTGGTGTCAAATCTTTGTGTTGCCAAAGAAGGTGTTAAAGCAGGCGAATGCAATCTGTGAGCATACCTCTAGCATGGGAAAGATGACTCTAATGTTCCTGGAAATATGAATTTGGTTAGGGTTTGCACTCCTAAGAAGGTAGGTGGTTTAGGTATTCGAAATCTGAAAGTTTGGAATCTGGCTGGTGTGGGTAAACTTGTTTGGCATATTTCTTCAATGACTGACTCTATGTGGGTCAGATGGGTGCATGGTGTTTACAGAAAGGGTGGAAATTGGCGGGACTTTAATGCTCCAATAATTTCAAGTTGGGCTTTCAAGAAGATATGCAAGATTAAAGATAGGCTTGACCAATGGGTGCATAATGGATCCTATTCCATTAAAGAAGTATATCATGGGCTTTTAGGGGCTGGGCAACCAGTTGATTGGGCGATTTTTGTATGGAATAGAAGTTCTATTCCAAAAGCTAGATTTATATTATGGTTAGCTGTGAATGAGAGATTGAAGTCTAGGGACAAGTTGTTTGCATTAGGGCTTATCTCAACCGACGTTTGTCCATTATGTGGTTTGACAACAGAATCTAATACTCATCTCTTCTTTACTTGTATCTATAGCCGTCAATGTTATCAAGACATTTTGACATGGTTGGGTATTAGGATGGTTAGTGGTACTCTTTGCATCTCGTAATTGTGGAGTGTGGTACAGCTAAGCGTAAGATTGCTACTATTGCACTATGCAGTCTTACGTATAATGTTTGGAGGGCTCGGAATGATTCTATCTAGAATTTCAATGTTCCTATGATAAATAGGGTTACTCATCAAGTAAAAATTGCAGTCAAGAGTAGAGTTTTGCATATTTCCATCAAAGGTGTCAATATACAACGCCCTTGGATTAGGAATCTTTTGATTACGAGTAACTAGATTATATTGTATAGTTAATTCTTTTTTGTCTTTCTCTGGAGATTTGCTTCCCCTTATGCacatgaagaattaaagatgggAAATCCTTCCTAGAAGGTGTGTCTACCTTTCATGCTGATGCAAATTAGGGAGAGGATTATCTTGTTAGTGGTACTCTTTGTACTGTTTTGTTCTGcattaatgaaatttttttttctttctccaaAAAAAAGAACTCGTTTATTTTCTCAAAGTTACGCTAAAAATATTAATGCAAAATTACattattgtttactttatatcaaattcaatttcataATGTCATAAGTATTGTTTACTttatatcaaattcaattttataaTGTCATAAGTATTGTCTTACACTATTCTTTAAAGAATATGAAATGTTACACTAAACAAATTAGCGCAACTGATTCATGATAGACTATTTCTGTCGCCATTCAATCAGTTTTTGGTAGTGTTTACAACTTTGCGAGTGATCTTTTTCTTGATAAAACTAAGTAATTTCctgttctgaaatacttattatatttttattattgaaactATTCAgtatttaagcttattttataaattatgactaatgtgtaagaaaaatataatcaagtgagatcttgtttgaatcgtctaatcgcataatTTCATAATACTCCCTTCGATTCATTTGAGTtgtctcatttagttttttaacactattcatcgatcactctcaatttgtattttattcttaatctagacgtcaatattaactttttataatttttatatgtatatagtgCAATAtagaaattatcaaaataaaacattggattgcgtaaaaagtctaATGTAGTAAGTAtagtggaacggagga
This Amaranthus tricolor cultivar Red isolate AtriRed21 chromosome 13, ASM2621246v1, whole genome shotgun sequence DNA region includes the following protein-coding sequences:
- the LOC130798913 gene encoding uncharacterized protein LOC130798913, with amino-acid sequence MDECTGHVVRLQETIPLCRCMDTYGLHDLRFNGFFFTWSNKRSGEARVFSKIDRVLGNQAWEDDFPTVEVSFLTEGSFDHTPMLIQFLKHPTGKKTFKFFNHWAEQEGFIDSVSKVCGNTVLGCRSYQISKKLKRLKPVVKDNVQENHLQALELQAENDLRNVQNELHMHPYDPMLSSQERAAAERLKKAKNDLSIYISQLAKLSWLKFGDENSHYFHQCIRQRQIVNRILLLDDNEAPVTDLTKIQESLVNFYHQLLCDNLKCRRRIDMNIIREGPLLENAHHFLAGGNQECIMENGKLLQAWNTIVVHLIPKVPNPNNPEFETALQHFCELTAPFGYAFSPLGSRLYFYRVLMKKSKHKMMGRGGTTQFSLILNGSPTPLFKSKRGVRQGNPMSPLIFVICMKYLCRLLKAAGDHVNFKFHPRGNLASIRILLNHLEIFAKSSALVANSSKSDVYLAGIATSLKQYIVDSCNIPLGSMPFRYLGVPLSSKRLSAAECEHLAAKITSKVRSWQARNLSYAARLQLVSSVLINITNFWCQIFVLPKKVLKQANAICEHTSSMGKMTLMFLEI